The Malus domestica chromosome 10, GDT2T_hap1 nucleotide sequence CCTAAGCAGAAATTTTAGTGTGCGACAGACGGATCATGTGTCCGTGcgaccacgcataaataaaaaGTCACCATGCTTTCTTACCATACAACTTACTTTGTAGTCCCTTCAGTGTGAGAGTAACCGCATACGAACAACCATGTAGAAGAAATTTTCCAATCTACAAGGATCACAAATAGGCAATAAAAATGTGTTGAAAATCTTGTATAAACAGAATAAGTTAGGGAGAACCGTTAAGTTATTTTGGAAGTGCAACCATTAACGTTTGACTCCGAATCAACTCTTAAACGACAGGTTCTCAAAGCACTTATCTTTGTTGTATGAGTTGTAGAGTCGATTCGTGTGATTAGAGCACTACGTATGCTTACCAAACAATGACCACAAGTCTGCCCACAGAAATCataccaaaaaattaaaaaactaccGAACACAGTGGATTTTGTGGTTGGTGGACGACTAGGCCATCCCACCCATTCTCTTGCGTAATTCCCCCCACCCCTTTCCGAATTAAAAATCTCTCCACCCCACTCACCCACCACCAACCCACCTTtcccttcttttctctttcaattcaaactCTCTGAAATCTTCAAATCTCTGCATTTCCAACAATGGCTGGAGACAAAAAGGTCTACACTTTAGCTGAGGTCTCCACTCACAGTGACCGCAAGGACTGCTGGCTCGTCATCGATGGCAAGGTAATTTTCTAGCTTCTTCTGAGCTCTGCAGTTTTCAGTTAAATTTGGGGACTTTGCATCTGGGTTGTGTTAATTTGGAGTTTTTGTGTGTGATTGAATCTGGGTTTTGCTCTGATTGGATCTGGGAGAAGTGTTTGCTTGTGGGTTTTGACTTTTGACTGGTACACTGGAATTTTGGTTTATATTTTGACCGCGTATTATAGTAGTTAGATCGCGTTTGAGATATCTATGAAAACAGAggaaaattaaagtttaggtGGTTGATTAGATTGTTATGAAGTTATGAATCAGATTGATAGACATTGGTTGAGCTGAGCATAGATTCCACTGAAATTGAACTTATAGGAGCTTCAGCTGCTGATGGATGTTCATGTCTTTTCTCTTTTTGGTGAATTTCTCGGCCCCAAAGGGGATAGCTTCTGCTGATACCGCACAGTGGTATCTAATATCTTTTAAAGTGCGTGATAGTTTATGGAGAATAGGTAGTTATTTATTCAATATTTTAGTTATTAGGGTGCAATGACTGattatttttagataaattatTACCGCACACTCCGTCTAATGTCGCCTTTGGGTCACTTATTTGTACGTCAAGTAGAGAATTATGTTGCTCTTTGTGTGTGTTTGCCAACTAATCCTgcggatgtgacaatatggaaGAAAGTAATTGTTAAGAGAAGGCAGAGTTACTAACAGTATGATAAAATGGGTTCGAACAGGTTTATGATGTAACAAAATTCTTGGAGGATCATCCTGGTGGTGATGAGGTCTTATTGGCAGTCACAGGTTTGACACAAACTTAATTCTTTCCCTTTTTGTATGCGCGCATCACAAAATATCGGTAGAAACAGAAGCCTGTTGATACCATTTGATTACTGTTTATGGTCCTAATATGATCCGTGGTTTGCAGGAAAGGATGCAAGTAACGATTTCGAGGATATTGGCCACAGTTCCACTGCTAGAGCAATGCTGGACGAGTTTTACGTCGGAGACATTGATTCGGCATCCATCCCCACGAATAGGAAGTACActcctcccaagcagccttacTACAACCAGGACAAGACAACTGATTTCGTCATCAAACTCCTCCAGGTCGTCGTTCCCCTGCTAATTTTGGGCCTGGCCTTCGGTGTGCGCTTCTACACCAAATCGTCAACAGCATAAATGCAGAAGCCGAAGGTGAAGTGAGAACGCTTTCCAATAAGTTTATGACGGGGTCGCAAAGACCCTTTGTTATTTTTCGGCGTTTGGAAATGTTGACGATGAAGGGTTGTTAGGATATTCGATTTGCCTTTGCTTTCAAATGTGTTGTGGTTGGTGAAACGACATGTCGTGGGACTGATCAAGGCCCAATACACATAAAATTGTGACTGGTTGTTGGGGCTTGATTCAGGGGCCCAGTTAAGTTTTACAGACCTGCTTCTTACACCCAACGATTCCATCACTTTACCCAACATCCAAAAACGTTGTTGGGACTTGGGAGAAAATCAGAAAACAACGAAAAACATATTTTAGATAAAAGAAAACCCATGCAAGCCTCATGGTCGACTATGTCGTCCATCTCAGTGGAGAGGTTGCCGACATGTAAGCTTAATGGTTGACCATGACCTCCATCTTCATGGAGGTCGGCATCCTCTATGTAGGTAGAGGTTGCTTTGTATCACAAATCTCTTCACGGAGGCCACAACCAGGAGAGAAACCTACCTACTCTAGGGGTGCTACTAGGAACGGTATTTTGAGTTTCCTATTGTCATGTGTCTTAACTTTTTTACATAACAGTGCGTGATTAGCTAGAGAACCAACAATGGCATTCGTAAAGAAGTTCTTCCATGCCAATTGTCGCgacttatgttttgttttttctttacgCATATTAGTTATTAGTAACCTTACCCTTTAAATTAAAACGCTTCAAACcaatacttagaaaaatatcAAGCTAACTTTGCAAAAAGAAATATCGCAATTAaactagtttagtgtttttgcgtaaaatttataaatatcaGAAtctttagaatcaattagaataTAACACGTGAATGGTAAATGATCGATAATCTGTGTAGAATCAAATTCTTGGATGTAAGTAGGAACCCTCTAAGGTTTGATATCTATCTACTTTTGGAAAGTTTGTGTATGGTTTAGGGCCAAGTTTTGGATAATCTATCAATAAAATAAGTAGCAAAAAgctagaagaaaaaaacaaagaaaataagtaGCACAAAGCCAGAAGTACGATGTTTATGAAACTCAACGACGGGCGATGATCTTTAGGCACCTCCATTGGATCCTGCagctaattttttattttaattatttgtcaATTGTGTAATTATTAACTTCAATTATTGAGGCTACTTTACTCCTCACCACTAACATAGAATCATAGAATAATACTTCCATTTTTTTGTGTTAATTCACGACTATTTATTTTGCGCCAATCGATGCGACAATTTACTACCAAAGTAATAAAACATATACTATCTTTTATTCTCTCTTTTTATAAGTAAATATAGCAACACTCATCTCTTGATAAAACTCaatatttttcagttttttccaCCTCCAGACGTTACAGCCAAACTGAAATGAATTGATAAATttagaagataaaattaaagtGTAACTCTGAGATGTAATTTTGGAAGAATATGCCTTTGAAGGGAGATTAAATGGTTAAGACGCAAAAAAATTTGTTGAGTGAGAAGAggtaatatttaaatataaatagaaactctctttcttaTTTGAAGTGAACAAGTAAAGTCGAGGGTGCGCACTGTCACATTACCAACTCGCATTTAGTTTAGTGCAAAGTTTCAAACTCAACTTACACTATCCTGATAACGATATACATTTGTAATGAGTTCGATACATATTCGTAGATGGCTCTATTATCGTAGCACAACTTTGTTCTCGCTTTGTCATCACATCATTTGCATCAGTTGGGATGTAAAAAAGTTTGTGAAATAAGTTGGTGCCCTTCATACTAGTGTCTTTTGCACCACCATATAGCCTATAGGCGGCCATGTTGTCACATTGCACAACTGTTTAGTCCTTTGGGACTTCGAGCAGCCAACACAAAGTGTTAAAATTAGAGGATAAGACCCTCCTCAAACACCAAAGAAAGCGTGGTAAAACAAGCAAAGGACCTACTAAAATGTGTACGGAATCTATCTGGACAACGAAATTCCAGCTAATATTTGCATTTCCCTCCAAACATTCC carries:
- the LOC103445401 gene encoding cytochrome b5-like; translated protein: MAGDKKVYTLAEVSTHSDRKDCWLVIDGKVYDVTKFLEDHPGGDEVLLAVTGKDASNDFEDIGHSSTARAMLDEFYVGDIDSASIPTNRKYTPPKQPYYNQDKTTDFVIKLLQVVVPLLILGLAFGVRFYTKSSTA